The Cohnella abietis genome has a segment encoding these proteins:
- a CDS encoding LacI family DNA-binding transcriptional regulator translates to MVTKKEIAEHLGISRTAVSLVLNNTPSSTISNETRHKILQAAKELGYRDIEVSPKLCYVLYDRDANDPRYMVDLQIMEAKASDFNYGLVFLNISSDPLSLNKLHKYLDNQEIEGYILTGDVDDNLLELFRNSNTPYIFYGMPLRAQEEINFIAFDDRTLALHATEYLFSLGHTRIALFMGSLDYEIHQLNLEGFRNAHEKNGIPLDKSLIQISNDENGYELCKRTDLLQLKPTAIFCVNTVIQFGALQYLQSTGVSVPNDISLVGSGLSELVKVSSPQLTTYYVSAEKKATTVSMLLEIINNRNAKETVSSRITEFERFAGGTASLRKP, encoded by the coding sequence ATGGTAACGAAAAAGGAGATCGCAGAGCACCTCGGTATCTCGCGAACAGCTGTTTCTCTCGTATTAAACAATACACCGAGCAGCACGATTTCGAATGAAACACGCCATAAAATACTTCAAGCAGCCAAAGAGCTTGGTTATCGGGATATTGAAGTATCACCCAAGCTTTGTTATGTACTCTATGATCGGGATGCCAATGATCCGCGTTATATGGTGGACTTGCAAATTATGGAGGCTAAAGCAAGTGACTTCAACTACGGCTTAGTTTTCTTGAATATTTCGAGCGATCCCCTGTCATTAAACAAACTACATAAGTATCTAGATAATCAAGAGATTGAAGGGTACATCTTAACTGGCGATGTTGACGATAACCTACTTGAGCTATTTCGAAATTCGAATACCCCTTATATCTTTTATGGGATGCCGTTACGCGCTCAAGAAGAGATCAATTTCATCGCCTTTGACGATCGAACGCTGGCCTTGCATGCCACCGAATATTTATTCTCTCTCGGTCACACCCGGATCGCTTTGTTTATGGGGAGCTTGGATTACGAAATCCATCAATTAAACCTGGAAGGCTTTCGTAATGCCCATGAAAAGAATGGAATTCCTTTGGATAAGTCCCTTATTCAAATAAGCAATGATGAGAATGGTTATGAGCTCTGCAAGAGAACTGACCTGCTGCAGCTGAAGCCAACCGCTATCTTCTGCGTGAATACCGTTATTCAATTCGGTGCCCTTCAATACCTTCAGAGCACTGGCGTTTCTGTACCAAATGATATTAGCCTAGTAGGCTCCGGTCTATCTGAGCTTGTAAAGGTCAGCAGCCCGCAGCTCACAACCTATTACGTTTCAGCAGAGAAAAAGGCTACAACCGTATCAATGCTGCTTGAAATTATTAACAATCGCAATGCTAAGGAAACGGTCTCTTCGCGGATTACGGAGTTCGAGCGCTTCGCGGGTGGCACCGCTTCTCTTCGCAAGCCATAA
- a CDS encoding LacI family DNA-binding transcriptional regulator, whose translation MVTKKEIADHLGISRTAVSLVLNNTPSSTISNETRHKILQAAKELGYRDIAVSPKLCYVLYDRDANDPRYMADLQIMEAKASSFNYGLVFMNISSTPESLNKLRKYLDNREIEGFILSGDVDEKLLELFRHSNTPYIFYGMPPFNQEEDLNFIAFDNKTLAFHATEHLFSLGHTRVALFIGSLDYHIHQLTLEGFREAHTSNGIPLDKSLIQISNDENGYELCKRAEMLQLNPTAIFCANTVIQFGALQYLQSTGVSVPHDVSLVGSGLSELVKVSSPQLTTYYVSEEEKAKTVTILLEIINNRNPEGTFSSRVTEFERFEGGTIAPCKLT comes from the coding sequence ATGGTAACGAAAAAAGAGATCGCAGATCACCTCGGTATTTCGCGAACTGCCGTTTCTCTCGTATTAAATAATACCCCGAGCAGCACAATTTCTAATGAAACACGCCATAAAATACTTCAAGCAGCCAAAGAGCTTGGTTATAGGGATATTGCAGTATCACCCAAGCTTTGTTATGTACTCTATGATCGGGATGCCAATGATCCGCGTTATATGGCAGATTTGCAAATTATGGAGGCTAAAGCAAGCAGCTTTAACTATGGCTTAGTTTTCATGAATATCTCGAGTACTCCTGAATCATTGAATAAGCTTCGCAAATACTTGGATAATCGGGAGATTGAAGGGTTCATCTTATCCGGTGATGTAGACGAAAAGCTTCTTGAATTATTTCGTCACTCGAATACTCCTTATATCTTTTATGGAATGCCACCGTTCAACCAAGAAGAGGATCTTAATTTCATCGCTTTCGACAATAAAACACTGGCCTTTCATGCTACCGAACACTTATTTTCGCTTGGTCACACTCGGGTCGCATTGTTTATAGGGAGCCTAGACTACCATATTCATCAGTTAACTTTAGAAGGATTTCGTGAGGCACATACGTCGAATGGAATTCCCTTAGACAAATCCCTCATTCAAATAAGCAACGATGAGAATGGCTATGAACTCTGTAAGCGAGCGGAGATGCTTCAATTGAATCCTACTGCAATTTTCTGCGCGAATACCGTTATCCAATTCGGTGCTCTTCAGTACCTTCAAAGCACTGGCGTTTCCGTACCACACGATGTTAGCTTGGTCGGCTCCGGTCTTTCCGAGCTTGTAAAGGTCAGCAGTCCTCAGCTAACAACCTATTACGTCTCCGAAGAGGAAAAGGCGAAAACCGTAACAATACTGCTTGAGATTATTAACAATCGCAACCCTGAAGGAACCTTCTCGTCGCGGGTTACGGAATTCGAACGTTTCGAGGGAGGTACTATTGCCCCCTGCAAATTAACATAG
- a CDS encoding alpha-L-rhamnosidase-related protein has translation MDTAHQLNPTWISYPGDFELWLHREVSLRRDERLSIVPPFWRLDTHCSNVKFRKWVDLIQDEQVTCDVEGRYNIAINDRFVYGNPKSFTIPAGRHLIMISVIAETIVPAIYLEGQSFVSDSSWEVSTNNHVWLPAATLNYHTPLDKPSGYRLATKPIFPIAAERLNSLTKEESSQLIDFGKETFGYVRLHQITGYGKVCLYYGESREEALSRDFCETYDEVILDETILENEPAASTDPKDRIFTIPNSRAFRYVQIVSVGEVQYGEVSALYEYLPVKYRGHFRCSDDRINEIWDTSLYTLHLTTREFFLDGIKRDRWVWSGDACQSFLMNYYSFFDNDVCRRTFIALRGKDPVETHINHILDYSFYWILALQDYYLHTGDLSFVKDCYPKIVSLLQFCIERTNDSGFMEGLPDDWIFVDWGEMDNRGEVCFEQILFCRSLNVASDFATLFHDNENASSFRVRAQQLHESILHVFWDEKAGGLVHSRHDGKLSSHITKYANMFALSYGYFNEHQAELVKQNIMLNDAVQPIVTPYMRFYELASLCEIGETDFVTSEIQRYWGGMLDLGATSFWETFDPTQSGDQHYAMYGRPFGKSLCHSWGASPLYILGKYYLGVRPLTPGYETYVIEPKLGGLSWIEGAVPVPSGDIHVFANSHEINIQTVSGIGTLRFQSSVIPISSDGQIVDKGAGQYELMLSPHNSYNIRYTLG, from the coding sequence ATGGATACTGCACACCAGTTGAATCCGACTTGGATCAGCTACCCAGGAGATTTCGAGCTTTGGCTGCATCGTGAGGTCAGCCTGCGCCGCGATGAACGGCTATCCATCGTCCCTCCTTTTTGGCGATTGGATACGCACTGCAGCAACGTCAAATTCCGCAAATGGGTGGATTTAATACAGGATGAGCAAGTAACCTGCGATGTCGAAGGTCGCTATAATATCGCAATTAACGATCGCTTTGTTTATGGAAATCCAAAGTCCTTCACCATACCAGCCGGAAGGCACCTGATTATGATTTCCGTTATTGCAGAAACAATCGTTCCAGCGATTTACTTGGAGGGACAATCGTTTGTTTCAGACAGCTCGTGGGAGGTTTCCACGAATAATCATGTCTGGTTGCCTGCTGCCACATTAAATTATCATACCCCTTTGGATAAACCTTCTGGTTACCGATTGGCTACAAAACCGATATTTCCTATTGCGGCTGAACGTCTCAATTCCTTAACGAAGGAAGAATCTTCTCAACTGATCGATTTCGGCAAGGAAACGTTCGGGTACGTAAGACTTCATCAAATCACAGGTTACGGAAAAGTGTGCTTGTACTATGGAGAGTCACGCGAAGAAGCGCTATCCAGAGATTTCTGCGAAACTTATGACGAGGTCATACTCGACGAGACCATCTTAGAGAATGAGCCAGCTGCGTCCACTGATCCTAAAGATCGAATATTCACCATTCCTAACTCTCGTGCGTTTCGATATGTTCAGATTGTAAGCGTTGGAGAAGTTCAGTACGGTGAAGTATCCGCGCTGTATGAATATTTGCCTGTAAAATATCGAGGCCATTTCCGTTGCTCCGATGATCGTATCAATGAGATTTGGGATACGTCCTTATATACACTACACCTGACGACACGGGAATTTTTTCTTGATGGGATCAAGCGAGATCGTTGGGTATGGTCTGGGGATGCATGCCAGAGCTTTCTGATGAACTACTATTCTTTCTTCGATAACGATGTATGTCGACGTACATTCATTGCCCTTCGCGGCAAGGATCCTGTAGAGACGCATATTAATCATATTTTGGATTACAGCTTCTATTGGATATTGGCGCTGCAAGATTACTATCTGCATACTGGCGATTTGAGCTTTGTGAAAGACTGCTATCCCAAAATAGTATCCTTACTACAGTTCTGCATTGAACGCACGAACGACTCAGGGTTTATGGAAGGTCTTCCAGACGATTGGATATTCGTTGACTGGGGGGAGATGGATAACCGAGGAGAAGTGTGCTTTGAACAAATTTTGTTCTGCCGAAGCCTTAATGTTGCCTCCGACTTTGCTACCCTCTTCCATGACAACGAGAATGCTTCATCGTTCAGAGTGAGAGCACAACAGCTTCATGAATCAATCTTGCACGTTTTCTGGGATGAGAAGGCCGGTGGTCTCGTACATAGCCGTCACGACGGAAAATTGAGCAGTCATATAACCAAGTATGCGAACATGTTCGCCTTAAGCTACGGTTATTTCAATGAACATCAAGCGGAACTGGTTAAGCAAAATATTATGTTAAACGATGCTGTTCAGCCGATTGTTACGCCTTATATGAGGTTCTATGAATTGGCATCTTTATGTGAGATCGGTGAAACTGATTTCGTAACTAGTGAAATCCAGCGCTATTGGGGTGGAATGCTCGATCTCGGAGCCACCTCATTCTGGGAAACATTCGATCCTACTCAAAGTGGTGATCAGCATTATGCCATGTATGGTAGACCATTCGGCAAAAGCCTTTGTCATTCTTGGGGTGCTAGTCCTCTCTATATTTTGGGCAAATATTATTTAGGGGTACGCCCGTTAACACCAGGCTATGAAACGTATGTTATTGAACCAAAGCTCGGTGGTTTGAGTTGGATTGAAGGTGCCGTACCTGTCCCTTCAGGTGACATTCACGTGTTTGCAAATTCGCATGAAATTAATATTCAGACTGTATCCGGCATAGGCACACTCCGCTTTCAAAGCTCGGTCATTCCTATTTCCTCTGACGGTCAAATAGTAGACAAGGGAGCCGGACAATACGAACTGATGTTATCTCCCCATAACTCCTACAATATTCGATATACATTGGGGTAA
- a CDS encoding tyrosine-type recombinase/integrase produces MKDEYFEVSETYERELRLFLLWMKNRGMTLATQRAYMSDTRSFLRSICPMDLSDAGKLEIMDFLSTSREQGAGDEARNRKLSSLRALFRALIELERLSHNPASAVAKSKQEKNRIPVYLEEDQLEMMFGTIEGKYRVRNITILLLMSYAGLRVGEVHRLNIFDLTEDGSVHVLGKGRKWRVIPLPEQIHSVMRQSLEERIVPRQSKEKAFFVSQFGRRLSIRMIQTLADETLDKLSDRVPSLRDKKLSSHKLRHSFATMQIRRGTDIRTLQELLGHASIETTQIYTHVDNRQLKQAMNNIAARIPIFQSTR; encoded by the coding sequence ATGAAAGATGAGTATTTTGAGGTTTCAGAAACATATGAGAGGGAGCTACGTCTCTTTTTGCTGTGGATGAAAAACAGAGGAATGACACTGGCAACACAACGAGCTTACATGAGCGATACCCGTAGCTTCCTTCGCTCCATTTGTCCAATGGATCTTAGTGATGCGGGTAAGCTTGAAATTATGGATTTTCTCTCCACATCACGCGAGCAAGGAGCAGGGGATGAGGCGAGGAATCGAAAGCTATCTTCCTTACGAGCATTGTTCAGAGCATTGATAGAGCTAGAGAGACTTAGCCATAATCCTGCTTCGGCTGTTGCCAAGTCTAAACAGGAGAAAAATCGGATTCCCGTTTATCTGGAGGAAGATCAGCTAGAGATGATGTTCGGTACGATTGAAGGCAAATATCGAGTTCGTAATATAACGATTTTGCTTCTCATGTCATACGCCGGTCTTAGGGTAGGAGAGGTTCATCGGCTGAACATCTTTGACTTGACAGAGGATGGATCGGTTCATGTTCTGGGAAAAGGGCGCAAATGGCGGGTAATTCCTTTGCCCGAACAGATTCATTCGGTCATGCGTCAATCATTAGAGGAGAGAATTGTTCCCAGGCAGAGTAAGGAGAAGGCATTCTTCGTCTCCCAATTCGGGCGCAGACTGTCCATTCGGATGATTCAGACACTGGCCGATGAGACGCTGGATAAGCTATCGGATCGGGTACCTTCATTAAGAGACAAGAAATTGTCAAGTCACAAATTGAGACATTCCTTTGCCACCATGCAAATTCGCAGAGGAACCGATATTCGCACGCTCCAAGAGCTTCTCGGACATGCTAGTATTGAGACGACCCAAATATATACGCACGTCGACAACAGGCAATTGAAGCAGGCAATGAACAATATTGCTGCTCGAATACCCATTTTCCAGTCGACTCGTTAA